The genomic DNA CGTTGATTATGGATTTGACGCTTGACCATGGCCCGCAGACCCGCTTCGCCCGTCCGTTGAAAGTGGCGTTGGTGGGGGAATGCATGATCGAGATGCGCGGTGAGCCGGGTGCTGCGATCACGCAGACATTCGGTGGCGATACGCTCAACACCGCGGTCTACCTGGCCCGATTGAATCCCCGCAGCGCGGTGACCGTGGACTACATGACGGCCGTGGGCAGCGATGCGTTCAGCGTCGCCATGCGCCGGTCCTGGCTGGACGAGGGGATTGGTGATGCCCATGTCCGCGTGATCGAAGACGCGCTGCCGGGGCTGTATTTCATCCAGACCGATCCACACGGCGAGCGACGTTTCCTCTACTGGCGCGGGGAAGCGGCGGCGCGGCGCATGTTCGAAGGCCCCGAAGTCGACGCCATGCTCGATGCGCTGGCCGATTACGACTACGTCTACCTGAGCGGCATCAGCCTGGCGATCCTCACACCAGAAGGGCGCCAACGCTTGATCCAAGCCCTGCATAGGGCTCGTCGGGCAGGCACGCGCATCGTCTTCGACAACAATTACCGCCCTCATCTTTGGCCTGATCCCGAAACGGCCCGGCAGGCCTACTGCGACCTGTTGCGCCTGACCGACGTGGCCCTGGTCACCTGGGAAGATGACGCGACCCTGTTCGGCTATCACGACCCTGACGCCTTGTTCAGTACTTACGCCCAGGTGGGCGTGCGCGAAGTTGCCCTCAAACGTGGCGCCGCCAGCTGCTTGATCCAGTGCCCGACAGGGCGTTTCGAGGTGCCCGCGCAAACCGTTTCCCATGTCGTCGACACCACCGCTGCCGGTGATTCGTTCAGCGCCGCCTACCTGGCCTGTCGCCTGCGCGGCGGCGATCCGGAGCAGGCCGCCCGCTGGGGCCATCGCCTGGCGGCCCAGGTCGTCCAATACCGGGGCGCGCTGATTCCCCAGGCGGCCATGCCGAACATGGGCACGTCCTCACTTCCTTCTGTTGCACAGGTCTGACTTTATGAAAATCGTTGAAGCGCGCGTCATCGTCACCTGCCCGGGCCGCAACCTGGTCACCTTGAAAATCGTCACCGATGAAGGCCTCTACGGCATCGGCGATGCCACCTTGAATGGCCGCGAACTGGCGGTGGTCGCTTACCTGGAAGAACACGTCCTGCCCGCGCTGATTGGCCGCGACGCCCACCGCATCGAGGACATCTGGCAGTACCTGTATCGCGGTGCATACTGGC from Pseudomonas beijingensis includes the following:
- a CDS encoding sugar kinase; amino-acid sequence: MDLTLDHGPQTRFARPLKVALVGECMIEMRGEPGAAITQTFGGDTLNTAVYLARLNPRSAVTVDYMTAVGSDAFSVAMRRSWLDEGIGDAHVRVIEDALPGLYFIQTDPHGERRFLYWRGEAAARRMFEGPEVDAMLDALADYDYVYLSGISLAILTPEGRQRLIQALHRARRAGTRIVFDNNYRPHLWPDPETARQAYCDLLRLTDVALVTWEDDATLFGYHDPDALFSTYAQVGVREVALKRGAASCLIQCPTGRFEVPAQTVSHVVDTTAAGDSFSAAYLACRLRGGDPEQAARWGHRLAAQVVQYRGALIPQAAMPNMGTSSLPSVAQV